A window from Hymenobacter volaticus encodes these proteins:
- a CDS encoding MOSC domain-containing protein has protein sequence MEHLENTAAATTDSVPNISLPLSSLRVGLPQELGAQNATDVLNRAWTSAIFKREIAAPVWLSVLNLTGDEQADQRNHGGPDQALCAYPARHYAYWTKRLGLPLTAGSFGENLTIGGDCTEEDVCIGDVFAFGEAVVQISQPRSPCWKIARRWQLPMFSQWLQETGFTGWYMRVIQPGLVGPHDVLRLIERPHPEWTIARANSAKYEQRHDRELVAQLAACPALGQQWRRKMQGRTDGSLPLNDDANRLVGPNAG, from the coding sequence ATGGAACACCTAGAAAACACCGCAGCTGCTACAACTGATTCTGTACCCAATATTTCATTGCCGCTCAGTTCTTTGCGCGTAGGACTACCGCAGGAATTAGGAGCGCAGAATGCAACAGACGTACTAAATCGGGCATGGACCTCGGCAATATTTAAGCGGGAAATAGCTGCGCCAGTATGGCTTTCCGTGCTCAATCTGACCGGCGACGAGCAAGCTGATCAGCGTAATCATGGCGGGCCAGACCAAGCGTTGTGCGCTTACCCGGCCCGCCACTATGCTTATTGGACCAAGCGGCTAGGTTTACCGCTAACTGCTGGCAGCTTCGGTGAAAACTTAACTATTGGCGGTGACTGCACCGAAGAGGACGTGTGCATTGGTGATGTATTTGCTTTCGGTGAGGCAGTGGTGCAAATCTCGCAGCCACGTTCGCCCTGCTGGAAAATTGCGCGCCGTTGGCAACTGCCGATGTTTTCGCAGTGGCTACAGGAGACCGGTTTTACGGGCTGGTACATGCGGGTCATTCAACCAGGCTTAGTAGGCCCCCATGATGTCCTGCGCCTTATAGAGCGCCCACACCCCGAATGGACGATAGCCCGTGCTAATTCTGCCAAATACGAACAGCGCCACGACCGAGAACTAGTAGCACAATTAGCTGCTTGCCCGGCCCTGGGGCAGCAGTGGCGCCGCAAAATGCAAGGCCGCACCGACGGTTCTTTGCCGCTCAACGACGACGCAAATCGGTTGGTAGGCCCTAATGCCGGTTAG
- a CDS encoding MBL fold metallo-hydrolase encodes MSPLPSSTASVQIQQFYDKGLAHASYAIRSGRQVAIIDPARDPQPYYDFADEHDARIIAVIETHPHADFVSSHLEIAQETHATIYCSRLVKASYPHQPFDDGDRIKLGNMELHAINTPGHSPDSICVLLIDEFAHTRAVFTGDTLFVGDVGRPDLREAENVGGHSREDLAAQLYQSTRQKLMTLPAATKVYPAHGPGSLCGKTTSTELDSTIGKEVQSNYALQPMSQDEFIKVLLEDQPFRPKYFGHDVVLNKQGALPFEDSIRRVPRLQPDAALDPKSLIIDTRPAEQFRSGHLPGAINLMDGPKFETWLGSVVGPEETFYLLADSQIALDTVIRKAAKIGYELNIKGALVTPHQLPVTSPSTDVAQVRERPEDYTIVDIRNTTEAKQPIFENSLQIPLPELRERAHEVPTDKPVLVHCAGGYRSAAGASILDAALPDGVQVHDLGEAITTFHSQPVH; translated from the coding sequence ATGAGTCCTCTGCCCAGTAGTACCGCGTCGGTACAAATTCAGCAGTTCTACGACAAAGGCTTAGCGCATGCCAGCTACGCCATCCGCAGCGGCCGCCAAGTAGCCATCATCGACCCGGCCCGCGACCCCCAACCCTACTACGACTTCGCCGACGAGCACGATGCCCGCATCATTGCCGTCATTGAAACCCATCCGCACGCCGACTTTGTTAGCAGCCACCTCGAAATAGCGCAGGAAACGCACGCTACCATTTATTGTAGTCGGCTGGTGAAGGCCAGCTACCCCCACCAGCCCTTCGACGACGGCGACCGAATCAAGCTCGGTAACATGGAGTTGCACGCCATCAACACGCCCGGCCATTCGCCTGACAGCATCTGCGTTCTGTTGATAGATGAGTTTGCGCACACCCGCGCCGTTTTCACCGGCGACACCTTGTTTGTGGGCGACGTTGGCCGCCCGGACCTTCGCGAAGCCGAAAACGTTGGTGGGCATAGCCGCGAAGATCTTGCCGCGCAGCTCTACCAAAGCACCCGCCAAAAGCTGATGACGCTGCCAGCCGCCACGAAGGTATACCCCGCTCACGGCCCTGGCAGCTTGTGCGGCAAAACCACCAGCACCGAGCTCGACAGCACGATTGGCAAAGAAGTACAGTCCAACTACGCTCTGCAGCCTATGTCGCAGGACGAGTTTATTAAGGTACTGCTGGAAGACCAACCTTTCCGCCCCAAATATTTCGGGCATGACGTAGTGCTCAACAAGCAAGGTGCGCTTCCTTTCGAGGATAGCATTCGGCGGGTACCACGCCTGCAGCCCGACGCCGCCCTCGACCCCAAATCCTTGATAATTGACACGCGGCCAGCCGAACAATTCCGGTCGGGGCACTTGCCCGGCGCTATCAATCTGATGGACGGGCCTAAGTTCGAAACCTGGCTCGGGTCGGTAGTAGGTCCCGAAGAAACGTTCTACCTACTGGCTGATTCGCAGATTGCGCTGGATACGGTTATCCGCAAAGCCGCTAAAATCGGCTACGAACTCAACATCAAAGGAGCCTTGGTTACGCCCCATCAACTCCCCGTCACGAGCCCGAGCACTGATGTTGCGCAAGTTCGCGAAAGGCCCGAGGACTACACGATTGTTGACATCCGCAATACCACCGAAGCCAAGCAGCCTATCTTCGAAAACTCGCTGCAAATTCCGCTGCCGGAGTTGCGAGAGCGAGCCCATGAAGTGCCAACCGACAAGCCTGTGCTCGTGCACTGCGCGGGTGGCTACCGCTCCGCGGCAGGGGCAAGCATCTTAGATGCAGCGCTACCCGACGGTGTGCAAGTGCACGATTTGGGCGAAGCCATTACTACGTTTCACTCACAGCCAGTACACTAA
- a CDS encoding DUF4890 domain-containing protein → MKKTLAILAAFLLTVGAASAQSADLTTSGRGNRMGQGRGGNMTPEQRADMQTQRLTKELSLSADQSTKVRTIALAETQELQALRAKFSSADSRQGAGQEMKAVREKYDAQLKAVLTPEQVTKFDQMREDQLDKRKDKMQGGMKKKTKA, encoded by the coding sequence ATGAAAAAGACGCTTGCAATACTAGCTGCCTTCCTTCTAACTGTTGGCGCGGCTTCGGCTCAGTCCGCTGATTTAACTACTTCCGGCCGCGGAAACCGCATGGGCCAGGGCCGTGGCGGCAACATGACGCCCGAGCAACGCGCCGACATGCAAACCCAGCGCCTAACCAAAGAATTGAGCCTCAGCGCCGACCAATCAACGAAAGTTCGCACTATCGCGCTGGCTGAAACCCAGGAACTGCAGGCTCTGCGTGCCAAATTCTCGTCCGCCGATTCTCGTCAGGGAGCCGGCCAAGAAATGAAGGCAGTCCGCGAAAAATATGACGCGCAACTCAAAGCGGTGCTCACGCCCGAGCAGGTAACGAAGTTTGACCAGATGCGCGAAGACCAACTTGATAAGCGCAAAGACAAAATGCAGGGCGGCATGAAAAAGAAGACGAAAGCCTAA
- a CDS encoding amino acid permease, protein MAGIFAKKPLAQLLSEANSSGHGALKRTLGAGNLVALGVGAIIGAGLFVRTAAAAAQASGPGVTLAFILAAFGCVFAGLCYAEFAAMIPIAGSAYTYAYTTMGEFVAWVIGWALIMEYALGAATVSIAWSEYLNKLLEVFGTSIPYNLSHSPFESAVIDGVTQHGFINLPALLIIVMLSLLLVKGTQESALFNAIIVVLKTLIVVVFIAVGWQFINPSNHTPYLIPADAVVKNAAGEVVRTYEGFFKHGLGGIIGGAGIVFFAFIGFDAVSTAAQEAKNPKRDMPIGILGSLAICTVLYILFGHVLTGVANWREFADPALGGEASVAYAIRAHMPGYGWLATAVTVGILLGFTSVILVMLMGQSRVFFSMAKDGLMPKAFSDLHPKFNTPYKSNLMLMVFVGLFAAFVPGSLAGDLTSFGTLLAFVLVSIGVWIMRRSDPSQPRPFRAPLSSPSFPLVPIMGAVVCTLLIIGLDAFTLEVAVGWMLLGFLVYFIYGRRNSMLQRGIVVVPTEMEEQAFIKD, encoded by the coding sequence ATGGCAGGTATTTTCGCCAAAAAACCGCTAGCTCAGCTGCTGAGTGAAGCTAATTCTTCCGGACACGGGGCGCTGAAGCGCACCCTGGGTGCGGGCAACTTGGTAGCTCTAGGCGTAGGCGCCATCATCGGGGCGGGCCTATTTGTGCGCACGGCCGCTGCTGCCGCCCAGGCTTCGGGCCCCGGCGTGACGCTGGCCTTCATACTGGCCGCGTTCGGCTGCGTGTTTGCCGGGCTTTGCTACGCCGAGTTTGCGGCCATGATTCCGATTGCCGGCTCGGCCTACACCTACGCCTACACCACAATGGGCGAGTTTGTAGCTTGGGTTATCGGCTGGGCGCTCATCATGGAGTATGCCCTAGGGGCGGCCACGGTATCCATTGCCTGGAGCGAATACCTGAACAAGCTCTTGGAGGTTTTTGGCACCAGTATACCGTATAATCTTAGTCACTCGCCCTTCGAAAGTGCCGTTATCGACGGTGTGACGCAGCATGGATTCATCAACCTGCCCGCCTTGCTTATCATCGTAATGCTAAGCTTGTTGTTGGTAAAAGGCACGCAGGAATCGGCCCTCTTCAACGCCATTATCGTGGTGCTGAAGACCCTCATCGTGGTAGTATTTATTGCTGTGGGCTGGCAGTTTATCAACCCATCCAACCACACGCCCTACCTCATTCCGGCCGATGCCGTGGTAAAAAACGCCGCCGGTGAAGTAGTACGCACCTACGAAGGTTTTTTCAAACACGGCTTAGGCGGTATTATCGGCGGCGCAGGTATCGTGTTTTTCGCCTTCATCGGGTTCGACGCCGTGAGTACGGCTGCGCAGGAAGCTAAGAACCCCAAGCGCGACATGCCTATCGGTATTCTTGGCTCATTGGCTATTTGCACGGTGCTTTATATCCTGTTCGGCCACGTGCTGACTGGCGTGGCCAACTGGCGCGAGTTTGCCGACCCGGCTCTGGGCGGTGAGGCTTCGGTGGCCTATGCTATCCGGGCGCACATGCCTGGTTATGGCTGGTTGGCTACTGCCGTGACGGTAGGTATTTTGTTGGGCTTCACCTCTGTTATTCTAGTAATGCTAATGGGGCAGAGCCGCGTTTTCTTCTCGATGGCCAAGGACGGCCTTATGCCCAAAGCCTTCTCGGACCTGCACCCTAAGTTCAACACGCCCTACAAATCCAACCTCATGCTGATGGTGTTCGTGGGCTTGTTCGCGGCCTTCGTGCCCGGCTCGCTGGCCGGCGACCTTACCTCGTTTGGTACCCTGCTGGCCTTCGTGCTGGTGAGCATCGGGGTGTGGATTATGCGCCGCTCCGATCCCAGCCAGCCCCGGCCGTTCCGCGCGCCTCTGTCTTCGCCTAGCTTCCCGCTTGTACCCATTATGGGTGCGGTTGTATGCACTTTGCTCATCATCGGCCTCGACGCTTTCACATTGGAAGTAGCCGTGGGGTGGATGCTGCTTGGCTTCCTGGTGTACTTCATCTACGGCAGACGCAACTCTATGCTGCAACGCGGCATTGTAGTAGTGCCGACCGAAATGGAAGAGCAAGCCTTCATAAAAGACTAG
- a CDS encoding DUF2945 domain-containing protein → MRKGTTVSWKYGTGTATGKIEETHKETVTRKLKGSDITRHGTPDNPAFVIVQENGDRVIKLQSEVQEASKK, encoded by the coding sequence ATGCGCAAAGGCACTACTGTAAGCTGGAAGTACGGCACGGGCACCGCTACCGGCAAAATCGAAGAAACCCACAAAGAAACCGTTACCCGTAAGCTCAAGGGCTCCGATATCACTCGCCACGGTACTCCCGACAATCCAGCCTTCGTTATCGTTCAAGAAAACGGCGACCGGGTTATTAAGCTTCAGAGTGAAGTGCAGGAAGCTTCGAAAAAGTAA
- a CDS encoding RICIN domain-containing protein, producing MLSFRFRDLLFLFSSLISLLASGPLRAQGTVPVLDENGWYGIVARSSGRSLEVQGGSQEAGAPVVQWEFTHPASQQWRFVRVVPGGEYYRIENRQSGKCLTVDKPDENAPLVQRPWTGSFYQQWKMEPGGPFGSVQLVVKGNNNCAAIINADKFNGTAAVLQRPQNRATQQWRLFQLRLNEDPNLPGFGTPELLPTLNTGGNELHPVLSPDGSALYLSRTRYPANTEGNTESGDAWMSVSSDKGRTWSTPTRVDALNTPQNNGVMAVVGPEGNSLLVRGTYERDGSFRDEGVSEVLRSGGKGVRPVPLNIQNYYTAGPSTTFFMTPDKKVLLLSLERGDTQGGNDLYVSTPTANGVWSEPRSLGGVVNSPGFEFAPWLAPDNKTLYFSSYGHAGYGSADIFVSTRLDETWTQWSEPRNLGNQLNGPGFDAYFTLTPDGKQAYYASARTANGPADIFRTATNVQRTVAPPDSAAPVAAAPVVPTVPAVVPRTLLTGRVLNAKTKQPLAAEVKIVRLDNNLVFNATARSLPGTGSYQFTLPPGRYQVLGSSATFLNATDTISMTGSRTLDLLLVPAAVGSSLELPTLIFAQGKYNLLPASYAELNRLARTLADNPTVNIRLEGHTDNQGPAHLNQKLSEDRVGEVRRYLIMRGVPENRINVVGYGGTHPRASNEKEETRKLNRRVEFTIVK from the coding sequence ATGCTGTCTTTCCGTTTTCGTGATCTGCTATTCCTGTTCTCTTCACTGATTTCTTTGCTAGCTAGTGGGCCGTTGCGGGCGCAGGGCACTGTTCCGGTGCTCGACGAAAACGGCTGGTACGGTATTGTAGCGCGCAGCAGTGGCCGCTCTTTAGAAGTACAAGGAGGTTCGCAGGAGGCCGGGGCTCCCGTAGTGCAATGGGAGTTCACGCACCCGGCTTCTCAGCAGTGGCGCTTTGTGCGCGTAGTGCCCGGTGGCGAATACTACCGGATTGAAAACCGCCAAAGCGGAAAGTGCCTGACGGTGGATAAGCCCGATGAAAACGCCCCCTTGGTGCAACGGCCGTGGACGGGCAGCTTTTACCAACAGTGGAAGATGGAGCCCGGTGGGCCTTTCGGCAGTGTGCAGTTGGTGGTGAAAGGCAATAACAATTGCGCTGCCATCATCAATGCCGACAAATTCAACGGCACTGCCGCGGTATTGCAACGGCCTCAGAACCGGGCTACGCAGCAGTGGCGGCTGTTTCAGTTGCGCCTAAACGAAGATCCCAATTTGCCTGGTTTTGGCACCCCGGAGCTGCTGCCCACCCTCAACACAGGAGGAAACGAGCTCCACCCTGTGCTGTCGCCCGATGGCAGTGCGCTGTATTTGTCGCGGACGCGCTATCCGGCCAATACCGAAGGAAACACCGAATCGGGCGATGCTTGGATGAGCGTTTCTTCCGACAAAGGACGCACCTGGAGTACCCCTACGCGGGTAGACGCGCTTAACACCCCGCAGAACAACGGCGTAATGGCAGTGGTAGGGCCGGAAGGCAATTCGCTGCTGGTACGCGGAACCTACGAACGGGACGGTAGCTTCCGCGACGAAGGCGTTTCCGAAGTGCTCCGCTCAGGGGGCAAAGGAGTGCGTCCGGTGCCGCTCAACATTCAGAACTATTACACCGCAGGGCCGTCTACCACGTTCTTCATGACGCCCGACAAGAAGGTGCTGCTCCTCTCGCTGGAGCGCGGCGACACGCAGGGCGGCAACGACTTGTACGTAAGCACTCCCACGGCCAACGGGGTTTGGAGTGAGCCCCGCAGCTTAGGCGGTGTAGTTAATTCGCCAGGATTCGAGTTTGCGCCTTGGCTGGCGCCCGACAACAAAACATTGTATTTCAGCTCTTACGGCCATGCTGGCTACGGCAGTGCCGATATTTTCGTGAGCACCCGCCTCGACGAAACTTGGACCCAGTGGAGTGAGCCCCGCAACCTCGGCAATCAACTTAACGGGCCCGGCTTCGATGCCTACTTCACGCTTACGCCCGATGGCAAGCAGGCGTATTATGCGTCGGCCCGCACCGCCAACGGTCCTGCCGACATTTTCCGCACGGCAACCAACGTGCAACGCACCGTAGCACCACCCGACTCCGCGGCTCCTGTAGCAGCGGCGCCCGTTGTGCCAACTGTGCCGGCGGTAGTTCCGCGTACCTTGCTTACGGGCCGCGTGCTAAATGCCAAAACCAAACAACCTTTGGCGGCCGAAGTCAAGATTGTTCGGCTAGACAATAATCTGGTTTTCAATGCTACCGCCCGGAGTTTGCCCGGCACCGGGTCGTATCAGTTTACGCTGCCGCCGGGCCGCTACCAAGTGCTTGGGAGTAGCGCCACTTTCCTAAACGCCACTGATACCATAAGCATGACAGGGTCCCGCACCCTCGATTTGCTGTTGGTGCCGGCCGCCGTTGGCTCTAGTTTAGAGCTGCCGACCCTGATTTTTGCGCAGGGCAAATACAACTTACTGCCCGCATCCTACGCCGAGCTGAACCGTTTGGCCCGCACCCTCGCCGACAACCCTACGGTGAACATCCGCCTGGAAGGCCACACCGACAACCAAGGGCCGGCTCACCTCAACCAAAAGCTGTCGGAGGATAGAGTAGGGGAAGTACGGCGCTACCTAATCATGCGGGGCGTGCCCGAAAACCGAATCAATGTAGTAGGCTACGGTGGCACTCACCCTCGCGCCAGCAACGAAAAAGAAGAAACCCGCAAGCTCAACCGGCGCGTCGAGTTTACGATTGTGAAATAG
- a CDS encoding DUF6929 family protein has protein sequence MVATILRQLDLPNLPSASGVEIVGDTVYIIGDDSPYLYRFTAADLRPGQHLTLFETAHFSSGRIAKAIKPDLECLTTLTTASGETGLLVCGSGATAARENGFWVPFSSTQGEAATVYPLTLSSLYAQLRKQLPAGVTLNLEAAAATTTELLLFQRTVGSDAGNLVFRMPAAATFDYLQHRTTQVPTVKAQGFQLPTIKGKPAGFSGACTFEDKLFVTASVEDTADAVLDGEVLGSFVGLLDLNQPANRPMVLAHLKLPDGKPYQGKVESVAVRRRLDANRYELLLVTDDDQGGSTAVLVEVAG, from the coding sequence ATGGTTGCCACTATTCTGCGTCAGCTTGATTTGCCAAATCTGCCGTCGGCTTCCGGGGTGGAAATCGTGGGTGACACGGTGTACATCATCGGGGACGACTCGCCGTATCTGTACCGATTTACGGCAGCCGACTTACGCCCCGGCCAACATCTCACGCTTTTTGAAACGGCGCATTTCAGCTCGGGCCGCATTGCCAAAGCCATCAAGCCCGACTTAGAGTGCCTCACTACGCTCACCACTGCCAGCGGCGAAACAGGACTGCTGGTATGCGGTTCGGGGGCCACGGCAGCGCGGGAAAACGGCTTTTGGGTGCCTTTTTCGAGTACTCAAGGCGAAGCGGCTACGGTCTATCCACTCACTTTAAGTAGCCTGTATGCGCAGTTGCGCAAACAACTGCCGGCCGGGGTTACGCTGAATTTGGAAGCCGCTGCTGCTACCACCACCGAATTATTGCTGTTCCAACGCACAGTAGGCTCTGATGCAGGCAACCTAGTGTTTCGGATGCCAGCAGCCGCCACCTTCGACTATCTGCAGCACCGGACCACGCAGGTCCCAACGGTTAAAGCGCAAGGTTTTCAATTGCCTACTATCAAGGGCAAGCCTGCCGGTTTTTCCGGCGCCTGCACGTTCGAGGACAAGCTGTTTGTGACGGCATCGGTGGAAGATACTGCCGATGCCGTCCTCGATGGGGAAGTGCTGGGCAGCTTCGTTGGGCTGCTGGACCTCAATCAACCTGCTAACCGGCCCATGGTCTTGGCGCATCTGAAATTGCCGGACGGCAAGCCTTACCAAGGTAAAGTGGAAAGCGTAGCCGTGCGCCGTCGACTTGACGCCAATCGTTACGAGTTGCTGCTCGTCACGGACGACGACCAGGGCGGTTCGACAGCAGTGTTGGTGGAAGTAGCCGGATAA
- a CDS encoding NAD(P)/FAD-dependent oxidoreductase — protein MAFRAKKLAASTLSFPEKGLGADLPRRTFLQQAGLGLAGVLLAPVGLLESCAPGTVRAHIQGALHGANHATGHLLRQPDKLPPPTRTVRTEVLIIGGGVAGLAARRELHLQGQTNTLLLELDERVGGNASAGRNQVSAYPWGAHYLPIPDSSNSKLLAFLRESDVITGFAADTGLPIYNEYYLCHDPEERLSIHGHWQQGLVPDAGVPAADRAEIARFFKLIEELKQARGKDGKEAFTIPVDHSSTDPTYRQLDSLSFADYLTQHGYTSPYLRWYLDYGCRDDYGAPAAAVSAWAGLHYFAARKGRAHNASASDVLTWPQGNNFLIEQLRRQASAPISTGMVAYQLRETTTGLDVLAYDVTTQQTVRVEAQQVLLATPQFVTQRLLAGLTDAPDSTLTPYHAPWLVANLTVDGLPQGPGQPLCWDNVRYGSTSVGYVNANHQNLSLHADGSRVITMYWPLCDEPPEAARRRAYQTSYDEWVKRLLAELEIMHPGVTPHVRRADVWIWGHGMVAPTPGYLWGPGRVVAAQPWRNKLFFAHTDLSGISIFEEGFYQGIRAAHEMLAVS, from the coding sequence ATGGCGTTCAGAGCTAAAAAGTTGGCAGCTAGTACTCTTTCTTTTCCAGAGAAAGGACTCGGAGCTGACCTGCCACGGCGCACATTTCTGCAACAGGCTGGGCTGGGTTTAGCTGGGGTGTTGTTGGCTCCGGTTGGCTTGCTTGAGTCGTGCGCCCCGGGTACGGTGCGGGCCCACATTCAGGGAGCTTTGCACGGCGCTAACCACGCCACCGGCCACTTGCTGCGACAACCAGATAAGCTGCCACCTCCCACCCGCACCGTGCGCACCGAAGTGCTGATTATTGGCGGAGGCGTGGCCGGGCTAGCCGCTCGGCGCGAGCTGCACCTACAAGGCCAAACCAATACGCTACTACTCGAGCTAGATGAGCGGGTAGGTGGCAACGCGTCGGCTGGTCGAAACCAAGTTTCTGCGTATCCCTGGGGCGCCCATTACCTCCCCATTCCCGATTCCTCTAACAGCAAGTTGTTGGCTTTTCTGCGAGAATCTGATGTGATAACGGGGTTTGCGGCGGATACGGGGCTGCCGATTTACAATGAATATTATCTCTGCCACGACCCTGAGGAGCGCCTTAGCATCCACGGGCATTGGCAGCAAGGTTTGGTGCCCGATGCCGGTGTGCCAGCCGCCGACCGCGCCGAAATTGCTCGGTTTTTCAAGTTGATTGAAGAGCTAAAACAAGCCCGCGGCAAAGATGGTAAGGAAGCGTTTACTATTCCAGTGGATCATTCCTCTACTGATCCAACCTACCGCCAGCTCGATTCTCTTTCCTTCGCCGACTACCTTACGCAGCACGGTTACACTTCTCCCTATTTGCGCTGGTACCTCGACTACGGCTGCCGCGACGACTACGGCGCGCCCGCCGCGGCGGTATCGGCGTGGGCCGGGCTGCACTATTTCGCTGCCCGCAAAGGCCGCGCCCACAACGCCAGTGCCTCCGATGTACTAACTTGGCCCCAAGGCAATAACTTCCTAATCGAGCAGTTACGCCGGCAGGCTTCCGCGCCCATTAGCACGGGTATGGTGGCGTATCAACTGCGCGAAACTACTACGGGGCTAGATGTGCTGGCGTATGACGTGACCACTCAACAGACTGTGCGCGTGGAGGCGCAACAGGTGCTGTTAGCTACACCACAGTTCGTCACGCAGCGGCTGCTAGCCGGCCTGACCGACGCCCCTGATTCCACTCTAACACCATATCATGCGCCCTGGCTGGTAGCAAACCTCACCGTAGATGGCCTGCCGCAGGGCCCTGGTCAGCCGCTGTGCTGGGACAATGTGCGCTACGGCAGCACCTCGGTGGGCTACGTAAATGCCAACCACCAGAACCTAAGTCTCCACGCCGACGGGTCCAGAGTCATTACCATGTACTGGCCGCTATGCGACGAGCCCCCCGAAGCTGCCCGCCGCCGCGCCTACCAAACCAGCTACGATGAGTGGGTGAAGCGCCTGCTCGCGGAACTGGAAATCATGCACCCCGGCGTTACGCCCCATGTGCGGCGGGCCGATGTGTGGATATGGGGCCACGGCATGGTAGCCCCCACGCCCGGCTACCTTTGGGGTCCGGGCCGAGTGGTTGCCGCCCAACCTTGGCGCAACAAGTTGTTCTTCGCCCACACCGACCTGAGCGGTATTTCTATCTTCGAGGAAGGCTTTTATCAAGGCATCCGAGCCGCGCACGAAATGCTGGCTGTATCGTAG
- a CDS encoding polyamine aminopropyltransferase, protein MVKEPVRRPGRKAVAVASDAAGRPVAVESQAALLLGSVFVIATCGLIYELIAGTLASYLLGDSVTQFSTIIGAYLFSMGIGSWLSRYLGGPLLKWFIRLEILVGLVGGFSAPLLFVLFEYVTSFRLILYALVGLTGILVGLEIPLLMRILENRYEFKDLVSRVFTFDYIGALLASLIFPLVLVPQLGLMRTSLLFGALNVVVAGVALFRFRETRPYRRGFAGGLLVALLALGVTFVYSERIQSYTETLAFQDQVIYSKSTSYQRLVLTKNNRELRLFLNGNLQFSSQDEYRYHEALVHPLLQGLPDARRILVLGGGDGLAVRELLKYPRLQQIRLVDLDPGMTQLFQRNEILVQLNQRALLAPKVEVINGDAYQWIRQDTAHYDGIVVDFPDPGNYSIGKLYSTAFYRELERRLAPGGRVVVQSTSPYVARQSFWCVAHTLAAAGFHTIPYHCYVPSFGEWGYVLAGRNAHWRPDASPLPTGLRFLTPATLRQMLYFPPDMAEVPTEINQLNNQALVRYFEEDWGPYSH, encoded by the coding sequence ATGGTTAAGGAGCCTGTACGACGCCCTGGGCGCAAGGCAGTTGCAGTAGCTTCTGACGCAGCAGGTCGGCCAGTTGCCGTGGAAAGTCAGGCGGCGCTGTTGTTGGGCTCGGTGTTCGTCATTGCCACGTGCGGCCTAATTTACGAGTTGATTGCGGGCACTCTGGCTTCGTATCTGCTCGGCGACTCGGTCACGCAGTTTTCCACCATCATTGGGGCCTATCTGTTTTCGATGGGCATTGGGTCGTGGCTGTCGCGCTACTTGGGTGGGCCGCTGCTGAAGTGGTTTATCCGGCTGGAGATATTGGTGGGGCTGGTAGGCGGTTTTTCGGCGCCGCTGCTGTTTGTGCTCTTCGAGTACGTCACGTCGTTTCGTTTGATTCTGTATGCATTGGTAGGCCTTACGGGGATTCTGGTGGGCCTGGAAATTCCACTACTGATGCGGATTTTGGAGAACCGCTACGAGTTCAAGGACTTGGTCTCGCGGGTATTCACCTTCGATTACATCGGGGCGCTTCTGGCTTCGCTGATTTTTCCGCTGGTGCTGGTGCCGCAGTTGGGTTTGATGCGGACTTCCTTGCTGTTTGGCGCGCTGAACGTGGTTGTCGCTGGCGTGGCGCTGTTTCGCTTTCGGGAAACGCGGCCGTACCGGCGCGGTTTTGCGGGCGGACTGCTCGTAGCGCTGCTGGCGTTGGGTGTCACCTTCGTGTATTCTGAGCGCATTCAGAGCTATACCGAAACTCTGGCTTTCCAAGACCAGGTGATTTATAGCAAGAGCACTTCCTATCAGCGGCTGGTGCTTACCAAAAACAACCGGGAGTTGCGCCTTTTCCTGAACGGCAACCTGCAATTCAGCTCCCAAGACGAATACCGCTACCACGAGGCGCTGGTGCACCCGTTGCTGCAAGGGTTGCCTGATGCCCGCCGCATTTTGGTGCTAGGCGGCGGCGACGGCCTGGCGGTGCGGGAGCTATTAAAGTACCCGCGCCTCCAGCAAATCCGCCTCGTCGACCTTGACCCGGGCATGACGCAGCTATTCCAGCGCAACGAAATCTTGGTACAACTCAATCAGCGCGCTTTGCTTGCCCCCAAAGTGGAAGTCATCAACGGCGACGCCTACCAGTGGATTCGGCAGGACACCGCCCACTACGACGGCATCGTGGTAGACTTTCCCGACCCCGGCAACTATTCGATTGGCAAGCTCTACAGCACGGCTTTTTACCGGGAACTGGAACGCCGGCTTGCGCCCGGCGGGCGGGTGGTAGTGCAAAGCACTTCGCCTTACGTGGCACGGCAGTCGTTTTGGTGCGTGGCCCACACGCTGGCGGCGGCGGGCTTTCACACCATCCCCTATCATTGCTATGTGCCTTCGTTTGGGGAGTGGGGCTACGTACTGGCAGGCCGCAACGCTCATTGGCGCCCCGATGCCAGCCCGTTGCCAACCGGCCTGCGCTTTCTCACGCCTGCCACCCTGCGCCAAATGCTCTACTTCCCACCCGACATGGCCGAAGTGCCAACGGAAATCAATCAGCTGAACAATCAGGCACTGGTTCGCTATTTCGAGGAAGATTGGGGGCCTTATTCGCACTGA